In a single window of the Nicotiana tomentosiformis chromosome 10, ASM39032v3, whole genome shotgun sequence genome:
- the LOC104100287 gene encoding pathogenesis-related protein 1B-like has protein sequence MGFVLFSQMPSFFLVSTLLLFLIISHSSHAQNSQQDYLDAHNTARADVAVEPLTWDDDVAAYAQNYVSQLAADCNLVHSHGQYGENLAQGSGDFMTAAKAVEMWVDEKQYYDYDSNTCAEGQVCGHYTQVVWRNSVRVGCARVQCDNGGYVVSCNYDPPGNVIGQSPFHVIYVRTSA, from the coding sequence ATGGGATTTGTTCTCTTTTCACAAATGCCCTCATTTTTTCTTGTCTCTACACTTCTCTTATTCCTAATAATATCTCACTCTTCTCATGCCCAAAACTCTCAACAAGATTATTTGGATGCCCATAACACAGCTCGTGCAGATGTAGCCGTGGAACCATTAACTTGGGACGACGATGTAGCAGCCTATGCACAAAATTATGTTTCTCAATTGGCTGCAGACTGCAACCTCGTACATTCTCATGGCCAATACGGCGAAAACCTAGCTCAGGGAAGTGGCGATTTTATGACGGCTGCTAAGGCCGTCGAGATGTGGGTCGATGAGAAACAGTACTATGACTATGACTCAAATACTTGTGCAGAAGGACAGGTGTGTGGACACTATACTCAGGTGGTTTGGCGTAACTCGGTTCGTGTTGGATGTGCTAGGGTGCAGTGTGACAATGGAGGATATGTTGTCTCTTGCAACTATGATCCTCCAGGTAATGTTATAGGCCAAAGTCCATTTCACGTTATATATGTACGGACTTCTGCTTGA